TTTATCCCGCAGGTTATGGATTTGGTCAATGACTTCGATGGCCATTTTGAGAAAAATACCGGCGACGGTGTCTTGGCATACTTTGGTGTTGAGAAAACAGAAAGGTCAGCTGTTGAAGATCTCTTAGAGTACTTCGCCTGCCTCAGATACGTTGTAGACGAAATTGTCAACCCTGAACTTCAAGAATACAATGTCCCACCCATTTCTATCAGCGTCGGTGCTGCATACGCACAGGATGTCTATCTTTCCCGGATTGGGGTCTGGGGACAGAACCGTTTAACAGCAGTTTCGACGGCCGCCAACGTCGCCTTCGAACTTCAGGAGCGTGCAGGGGCAGACGAATACCTAGTTGACGAAGGTATACGAACTTTTGCTGATAGCGAGGACGGATGGGGACAGCATCTAGAAAAAGAGGGGGTGCTGCGTGGCTTCCGCTGGGGTTCATCAGAGGAAGGACGCCATACCTCACGCTACTACTCGTTTATCGGTGGCTTTGAACAATCACGGAGTGATGAAAATGACTGACAAGGAGACTATTGGGTCCCAAGAGTTCGCTTCACGTATTCAGGACCATCTGAATCACTATATCAAGGCCGCTGACCGGAAGGCGTCAATTTTACTAACTGGTCATCTTGCCTTTTTAGGACTGTATGCTAATCTGGTAAAACCAGTATTTAGTGAACCGACGTGGCTTGAATTATTACTGATTGCGGCTACCGCCGTTTTAACGATCATCGCTGGAGGATTATCTTTGAGTGTCGTATATCCTCGCACCCCTGAAACACCGCAAGGATATATGCTCTGGACTTCAATCCTCGACCATGATGAAGAAGAGTATCGAGAGGAGCTGAAGGACTTAGATCCAGACTCTATTCTCACTGAGATGGTGGATGAAAATTATGCACTAGCGGAGGTGGCTGACCAGAAGTACCGGCACTTTCGGTGGAGTGTACATATAACAATCGCGATGGTTGCCTCGGCGCTGGCTTCGTATCTATTCGTCGTCGTATAAATCAATCAGAGCCGACGATGAGCAGCTCTTCATCTGAATCATTTTCACTCAGAGCGTACTGGTGATTCAGACGGTACGTAGTGACATTACGTTTATATTCAGCCAACGTGTCCTCAACTGTCTCGGGAAGCGGTGCAGCCTCAGTATTATATGAGAGTGCAATATGTCTGTCGGAGAATCTATTAAATATTGTATGGAACGCGTCAAGAATGAGCTCGGGGTCATTCCACGGTTCTCGACTGTGCTTCAGCCGCTTTGTTTTTAAAGAGCGATTGATTTTGTCTGCCCAGTTATCGTAGTCAATGTATCCATCCAAAAAATGGTAATAAAGTTTGTAATTCGACACTGGCTGTGATCGATCACGAACATAGTATGGCGGGTCAAAATAAACTAGATCAGTCTCAGGCGGTGATTTCCACGAAATGATATCACGATTATATGCTCTATGGTCATACGGATTTGCGAAGACAGCAGAGTTGTACTCGACAATGAACTTCCTAACCAATTTTTCAAATGGTTTCTCCCATGTCGTCTTGTTCCCAAAGGAACGCTCAACATCTCGGGTTCGCATGTTCAAGTTCGCCCGGTGGAACAAATTATATGGTCGTTTGACCAGACAAGCTTGAGAGAGTGCGGCAAAGACAATTGCCTTTTTATAGGGTTCGTCGATGATGCGGTCGATATTACTTCGGAATTTATCTAACCACTCATTCTCTTCGTCAGTAAAATAGAGCCCTTCGAACTCATCACGGACCGTTGTCGGATAGGCTTCTGCTGGCTGATCAAACCGAAATAATTCATCTACCGTTTGATGGTCAACTCTAGTAGCATCGTTCTCAATAATTGCCGTGCCAACTTGATGGTTGAACCGTAGAAAGTCGTTGTAATCCGCTCGAAGACCCTCCGTTTTGGCTTTATAAGAAAAAACACCGGTACCACCAAATCCGTCAAGGACTGAATCGAACGAATAATCAGACAGACAGTCCCAAATCCAGTCGATGATTTTGTTTTTAGACCCTTGGTATCGAGTGGATGGGAATTTCGCTATATCCCGATTTTTTCCGGCGATTTTGATGTCAGCAGACGACGTGTCAGCGCGAACCAACGGGGCCATATCCCTTCATAATATTGCTTCACAAAAAGTCTTGATATCGCCTTAATTCAGTTGTCCAGTAACTCCGAGAGAATCACCCTTTTGAGTTCGGGCTCAACATCCTCTTCGATGTCACTGTCCGAATCTACACCCAGATAAGCGCACAACTGCTGCCAATCATCTAAATCAAAGTCCAAAACGACTGTTTTCTTATCAGGTTTTGACTGTCTGTGTCCTTTCAGATCATCCGGCCCTTGCGAGTTCTGAGATGACTCAGGTATCTCTTGCGAGGTGTTGTTGTCGTTTTCAGACTCGGAGCTATCTGATGAGTCTGAAGAGTCGGTATCAGACGATATTGTCTCACTCGCGTCTTCGGTTGTGGTGTGCCCTGTGGTTTGTGTCTCCCGGGGCGTTTCTCCGTCTGTCTCGTCTTCTGTAACTTCTGAGTCGGTCTGTGACTCTTGATGCGACCCTAGCGTTGCTTGGCTATCTGAGTCGCTATTCTCTGACTCTGTGGTATCTCCCCTCGCCGGAGTCTTTTCGTTAGCTGGGTCGTCCTCTTCAGATTCTACAGACTCTACTCCATCATTACTCGCAACCGAGGTGAGTGAGTCGTAGTCTGCGTAGTGTCGCAAATACGCTTTATATACCGGAACCCACCACTCATCAGAAAAGTTCTGTCGTCTCCCTCTGTTTGCGTCCTCTTGAGCGGTAGCCCGAACTTCTTCGATAGTGTCTGCCAGCTCTTTATCACTGGTATCGGCTGGACAGTCAGGTACAGGAACCAGTTTATTGAGGGCGACCTCCTCTACTTCGGCTACGTTGGTATCGTTGACTATCTCCCTATATGTGGGTCGGAATCGCTCGTCAACCAGATGGGGAGCGGTAATACCAGCCTCAACATGAGTGTCGATCGTCTGTTCAAGCCAGTCTTTGTCATCATAATCCCGATTTGGCTTATCATTAACCCGCTGACGGCCACGGTAGTCGAATTCGTAAAGGTGGCCATTGTTTGCTTGCCATTCGCCAGTACTGGAGTACGGTTGAAGAAATGCCGCAGGAAATGTGCTGTATCTGGCTGCCCGCCAGTACGGCTCAACGATGCTGTCGAACCACTCCTCATAAACTTCCTGCATCAACGAATCGTACTCGTCAATGTCGTTCTTCTGAGTGTCCCACGGAAGACGTTCGGCATCACCAGTAGTTTTGAAGAACAGACGTACTTTGAGGCGACCACGTGATGGGCCAACCTCTCCAACATTCTCAGTATGCTCGGTGTTGTAACCACCTTTAGCGTCGGTGTTTCCAGTAATTACTTTCCGGTTCTGACAAAAAATATCTGTTCCGGCTTCGTCCTCATTTGCCGTAGCCATCAGGCCAACTTGAATAGTGATTGAAACATCGTGATCCAAGTTGTGCCTCCGGAGAGTGATGTTCTCGTATGACCGTGGATGAAATCCATCAAATGGCGTAAATGACCAATCAATTGGCTCGGGCACCCGTACTTCTTCTCCGTTGAGCGAAATAGAGAGGTGACCAGTGAAATCGGGCGAAGATTGTAGAAACACTTCGTATGTCTGGCTGAGTTGGTGACGCAATCCATCTATGAACTGTTCTGTATCAATTCCACTGGCATCTACGTCCATTTCTTCGCCTGCTTCATCAAGATCTAAGGCCAAATCGGTAATCGAGATAGTCGTCGTACCAGCCTCCATATCGGTGTACGGCCGCTTTTCAACCTCCCAATCCTCTGGTTTCTCTATCCATTCTTCACTGATTGAAAAGCCATACCCGAACTCTTGTTCTTTATAACGGCTCCGTAGCTCGGCGTTACGCCCCAGTTTGACGATTGCTTTCTTCGCGCCAACACCATATGCCCCGATTGGCGTATTTACCGTTTCCTTGGTTGACTCACCCAATGCGAACAACTTTCCAATCTGGTCTTCCTCGAGCCCACCACTGTTGTCGGTAATTTCGAAGAGATCTTCGCTGGGGTCATACGTGATGTCGATATCAAGATCCGTCTGACGACCATGGACGCGCTCCCAATTGTCCAAGGCGTTATCGATTAGCTCTTTTATTGCACCGACTGGGCTCACGTCTGATTGGATTGAGCGATATGTTTCCTTGCTAGGACTGAGATCCATTGTCTCTGAGTCAGGAAGTTTCCGTTCCTCTGGCATCTTTATGGTAAGAAATCATATTGTACTTGCAAAAACCTATTGTTGAAATCTATCTTTGAAACAGATCCAGGCAGTTGAATCAACTACTGTTCCTAAGAGGTTATATCATATCTGAGCAGGATTAGCCTATGACTGAATAAGAACCCACGGTCTATGTTGTTGAACACAGGTTAGCGGGGGCTGGCAACATAGGAACTCATCTGTGTCGAACGTCTCGGTATCTTCGAGGTCCTCTGCGGCCCGAGGCGTTCGTCGAGTGGCTTGACGCCAGTGAAGGTGGACGAGCACCCCAGTTCTATCACTTCGGTACGCTCTATGACGAACTCAGCTACAAAGAGCAGCAGGCCATCGCACACGGTGTTCCTCGATTTCCGGCGACATCGATAGCCCCTTGGAGGAGGGCGGCAAATCGGCTCACCGGCAGTTCAACGGCCAGTGAGCCATTATAACGTATAAACCCCACACAGACGAGGCGACAGATATCAGCTGGCGGCTGTTCAACACCCATGAGGCTACTTACTCTTCAGCGGTAATTGGGAACAAACGATATCGACGGAATATACTTCGCGAAGAAATCACGCATCCAGTGAGAGGACGATATCCGCATCCCACAGGAGGGTGTATTGGCTGTAATGTCCTTTTCCTTCACCAGTCCCCCGTCGGCTGCCCGCAATTTCTAGGAAACAGAGTTCATTGAGCAATTGCCGTGTTCGTTCGGCTGATAGCGGATCGGCACCACTCTGCTCACACACGTCGAGATACGTCTCGCGTATCTTCATCGTCCGGAACCACTCCCGCTCAGGCTGGTTTTTCGTGAGATTTGCCAGCGCGATCAAGACATGCTTGCTGTGAGGAGGCAATCCCGATATGAGTTCGAGTAGACGATCCACTTCCGCCGAAGCCCGTGCATCGGAGAGGTGAGATTCCTTCACCCGGTCGGCGTTTTCCTTATTGGCTTGGTCACCGGCATACCGAAGGAGTCGCATGGCCTTTCGAGCATCTCCGTGTTCTTTCGCGCTCAGAGCGGCCGCACGAGGAATCACCCCGTCGTCGAGAACTCCATTGGCAAAGGCATCAGTCCGATTCTGGAGAATTTCCCGGATTTGACTGGCGTCGTAGGGCTCAAAGATGAATTCGTTGTGCCCGAACGAGCTCTTTGTCCGCTCGCTCATCTTCTCCCGGTAGTTAATTTTGTTCGACACTGCGATCACGCCAATCGGAACATCCACACTCCCGTCTTCTCCTGCCCGGGAAAGCGCCATCAACAGGTCGTCGTTATTGAGTTTGTCAACTTCATCGAGGATGATGATCGCAGCATCATAGAACTCGTTCAGGACTGACCAAACTCGCTCGAAATACTCATTCTCGGAAATCCCTCGAGCCGGGAACGTCATACTGCTCTCTGGTGGGTTGATTGCCCGACCGTACTTGCTCAGTGCATCGGAGTTGCCCTTTGCCTGCTGGCAATTGACGTATCCCGTTGCAAGCCTCACACCGCGATTCTCAGCTTCTTCTTTAGCGATTTTTGAGACGTGCTTTGCGACGAGGGACTTTCCACAGCCCGTTTTCCCGTAGATGATGATCGAATTCGGCGGCTGACCAACGACTATTGGCCCGATCTCTTCTGCCACCTTCTCAATTTGTTCATCGCGACCGACGATGCGCTTCTCACTGGGGACATAGTCGATTTGGAGTATCTCTCGTTGTTCAAAGATTCCCCCACCACCCTCGTCGACATTCTCAAAGACACTGTGGATGGTGTCTGACCCGTCTTCGCTATCCATTGTCAGAGTCAAACAGCTGTAACCGCCATAAAGATTAGGGGGACTGGATTAGGAGTAATAGTGTGAGTATAGACCGTGAAAATCCTGATATATAGATTTCCTCCTTACGCAAAACTCAGTCGAGACACACCAGATTTTGAGTAAGGGGCTGCAGAGACACACACCAAATTTGGAGTAAGAAATGGAAGAGAGGTGAGGTCGGAAAGAACTGCAGTTAGAACTATGCTTGTTGGTTAACAGCTTCTATATCTACAGGTGGAGCAGGCCGAGTGCCTCGGGGTCTTCAGAAGACTTCGTCTTCCGTGATGACGAGACGCGATGCGTCTCGAACCACTTGACCCAGAGGGTGAAGGCCGTAAGCTCAGGGTGTTCCACTTTCACTGTGGATGGCTGGCATTCAAGATAATCGCACTACTACACTGGTACTGGAGCGAATGACCGACGCACAGGCTCTCGTCAAGACGCTGGACTTCCAACTCGACATCCAGAGTGACAACGAGGGCCTGCTGTACGACGCCACGGTCGAAGCCCGCCGAGTGTACAACGAAACCATCCGACTCGCCAAAGAAGGCGTGGACTGGGACGCCATTCCCGACAGGGTAGCCGACGACGCTGACCTCGTGAAGAACACTACTCAGCGTGTCGTTGCGAAGGCACTCGGTGCGATGGAGAACTACTACGAATACGACGACTTCGGCCAACCGAGCCACACCAAGGGCGGAACGTACCCGCTTCGTGCGAACTACGAGGAGGGGTACAACCTGTCGCTCACCGACGACGGCGACGTGGCGTTCCGAATCAGCGCGAAGCCGTACAAGCACGTCAAAGGCGTTCTCGAAGGTGACGACGCGCACCTCGATATTCTCAAGACTGCCCTCACGAGTGATGAGTGGAAGGTCGGGACGGCTGAAGCCCTATTCCACAACGACAACCCCGAGTTGCACGTCAACGTCACCAACACCAAGCAATCCGTTCGAGACAAGCAGGACTCACGGACGGTTGTCGGTGTGGACGTGAACGAGGACAACGTGGCCCTCACCGCTCTGTCCGAAGATGGCGTGGAGGACACGCTGGTTATCGACTTTCCCGAAATCAAGTTCGAGCGTCACCGCTACTTCACGATGCGGAAGCGCGTCCAGAACGCGGGGAAGGACAGCATCCACGACACGTTGGAAGGGTGTGAGGAACGGTTCGTCCGCGACCGACTCCACAAAGTGAGCCGTCACATCGTGGAGTGGAGCCAGCAGTTCGAGAAGCCGTGCATCGTCTTTGAAGACCTCAAAGAGATGCGCGACAGTATCGACTACGGCACGCGGATGAATCGACGCTTGCACCACCTCCCGTTCCGCGCCCTCCAGTTATATACGTCGTACAAGGCGTCGTTCGAGCGCATCCCGACTGCGTGGATTAACCCCGAATACACGAGCCAGCGGTGTCCGATGTGTGGGCATACGGAACGGGCGAACCGCAACAAAAAGCGGTTCAAGTGCCGGTCGTGTTCGCATCAAGACCACAGCGACCGTGGTGCAAGCGTCAATATCGCTGTGAAAGGCATGAAGAAACTCGATTGGAATGTGCCTGCTCTCAATAGCCTTCCCGTTGTTCGGAAGGTGCGACGGCAGGCATCGGGGGCTGTGGACGCCCCGACCGTGACCCACCCAACCGTTCGAGGCTATCAGGCCGATGGTCGGATGGGAGTGTCCGACTAAACCACGGGAAGCCTCGGGGCTTGACCTCGAGGCGGTTCACTACACTACTACTTACTAGAATAGCTAGACTAGAGAGACACACCTAGTTTGGAGTAAGAAACCCTCTATAGACACCAGTATCCGACCCCCTACCCCACTGGCTCTACATTCCTTAGTCAAAATCAGGTGTGTATGTCGTCTGCTGACCCTCCAGATACTGATATTTCACTTGGCACAATGGCCGCTTCCATTACCTGCCAATTTGTTACCCCGAGGCGGTGTGGGGTTGATGCCTGACTGGAATTACTCCTGAGTCCAGTGGCGCTCTCTCTCTAAGTCAACACCGGGGAAGTCTCGGTCAGGCTTGTCACACTCCCACTCCGCTGTCTGCTCCATTTGCGGCTCTCCCTTTCTCTTTTATACAATACCACAGTACAATGTCAGCAAACTCACCCACGTGTTCTGACCAGCAGAGCGCAGTGACGCCCAGTGAACAGAGCGCCGATGGATTGGCTGAACAAACTTCACAGAAGAATGACTCGCCAGCTGTACCGATAGCCGACCTTCTGAAACAGGAATCTGTCCTTCGGTTC
The genomic region above belongs to Haloarcula salinisoli and contains:
- a CDS encoding orc1/cdc6 family replication initiation protein; this translates as MDSEDGSDTIHSVFENVDEGGGGIFEQREILQIDYVPSEKRIVGRDEQIEKVAEEIGPIVVGQPPNSIIIYGKTGCGKSLVAKHVSKIAKEEAENRGVRLATGYVNCQQAKGNSDALSKYGRAINPPESSMTFPARGISENEYFERVWSVLNEFYDAAIIILDEVDKLNNDDLLMALSRAGEDGSVDVPIGVIAVSNKINYREKMSERTKSSFGHNEFIFEPYDASQIREILQNRTDAFANGVLDDGVIPRAAALSAKEHGDARKAMRLLRYAGDQANKENADRVKESHLSDARASAEVDRLLELISGLPPHSKHVLIALANLTKNQPEREWFRTMKIRETYLDVCEQSGADPLSAERTRQLLNELCFLEIAGSRRGTGEGKGHYSQYTLLWDADIVLSLDA
- a CDS encoding DNA adenine methylase, which gives rise to MAPLVRADTSSADIKIAGKNRDIAKFPSTRYQGSKNKIIDWIWDCLSDYSFDSVLDGFGGTGVFSYKAKTEGLRADYNDFLRFNHQVGTAIIENDATRVDHQTVDELFRFDQPAEAYPTTVRDEFEGLYFTDEENEWLDKFRSNIDRIIDEPYKKAIVFAALSQACLVKRPYNLFHRANLNMRTRDVERSFGNKTTWEKPFEKLVRKFIVEYNSAVFANPYDHRAYNRDIISWKSPPETDLVYFDPPYYVRDRSQPVSNYKLYYHFLDGYIDYDNWADKINRSLKTKRLKHSREPWNDPELILDAFHTIFNRFSDRHIALSYNTEAAPLPETVEDTLAEYKRNVTTYRLNHQYALSENDSDEELLIVGSD
- a CDS encoding adenylate/guanylate cyclase domain-containing protein; this translates as MPDLEQMTISETKEFGMGVVFVDIVQSGKYLTDNGPRKTMLMLNVFIPQVMDLVNDFDGHFEKNTGDGVLAYFGVEKTERSAVEDLLEYFACLRYVVDEIVNPELQEYNVPPISISVGAAYAQDVYLSRIGVWGQNRLTAVSTAANVAFELQERAGADEYLVDEGIRTFADSEDGWGQHLEKEGVLRGFRWGSSEEGRHTSRYYSFIGGFEQSRSDEND
- a CDS encoding RNA-guided endonuclease TnpB family protein is translated as MTDAQALVKTLDFQLDIQSDNEGLLYDATVEARRVYNETIRLAKEGVDWDAIPDRVADDADLVKNTTQRVVAKALGAMENYYEYDDFGQPSHTKGGTYPLRANYEEGYNLSLTDDGDVAFRISAKPYKHVKGVLEGDDAHLDILKTALTSDEWKVGTAEALFHNDNPELHVNVTNTKQSVRDKQDSRTVVGVDVNEDNVALTALSEDGVEDTLVIDFPEIKFERHRYFTMRKRVQNAGKDSIHDTLEGCEERFVRDRLHKVSRHIVEWSQQFEKPCIVFEDLKEMRDSIDYGTRMNRRLHHLPFRALQLYTSYKASFERIPTAWINPEYTSQRCPMCGHTERANRNKKRFKCRSCSHQDHSDRGASVNIAVKGMKKLDWNVPALNSLPVVRKVRRQASGAVDAPTVTHPTVRGYQADGRMGVSD
- a CDS encoding Pycsar system effector family protein; this translates as MTDKETIGSQEFASRIQDHLNHYIKAADRKASILLTGHLAFLGLYANLVKPVFSEPTWLELLLIAATAVLTIIAGGLSLSVVYPRTPETPQGYMLWTSILDHDEEEYREELKDLDPDSILTEMVDENYALAEVADQKYRHFRWSVHITIAMVASALASYLFVVV
- a CDS encoding ATP-binding protein, translated to MPEERKLPDSETMDLSPSKETYRSIQSDVSPVGAIKELIDNALDNWERVHGRQTDLDIDITYDPSEDLFEITDNSGGLEEDQIGKLFALGESTKETVNTPIGAYGVGAKKAIVKLGRNAELRSRYKEQEFGYGFSISEEWIEKPEDWEVEKRPYTDMEAGTTTISITDLALDLDEAGEEMDVDASGIDTEQFIDGLRHQLSQTYEVFLQSSPDFTGHLSISLNGEEVRVPEPIDWSFTPFDGFHPRSYENITLRRHNLDHDVSITIQVGLMATANEDEAGTDIFCQNRKVITGNTDAKGGYNTEHTENVGEVGPSRGRLKVRLFFKTTGDAERLPWDTQKNDIDEYDSLMQEVYEEWFDSIVEPYWRAARYSTFPAAFLQPYSSTGEWQANNGHLYEFDYRGRQRVNDKPNRDYDDKDWLEQTIDTHVEAGITAPHLVDERFRPTYREIVNDTNVAEVEEVALNKLVPVPDCPADTSDKELADTIEEVRATAQEDANRGRRQNFSDEWWVPVYKAYLRHYADYDSLTSVASNDGVESVESEEDDPANEKTPARGDTTESENSDSDSQATLGSHQESQTDSEVTEDETDGETPRETQTTGHTTTEDASETISSDTDSSDSSDSSESENDNNTSQEIPESSQNSQGPDDLKGHRQSKPDKKTVVLDFDLDDWQQLCAYLGVDSDSDIEEDVEPELKRVILSELLDN